Proteins encoded together in one Zonotrichia albicollis isolate bZonAlb1 unplaced genomic scaffold, bZonAlb1.hap1 Scaffold_254, whole genome shotgun sequence window:
- the LOC141727795 gene encoding olfactory receptor 14I1-like, whose amino-acid sequence MSNSSSIREFLLLELADMRQLHLLHFCLLLGISLAALLGNGLIISAVACGHHLHTPMFFFLLNLALSDLGSICTTVPKAMHNSLWDTRDISYKGCAAQVFFFLFFMSAELSLLTIMCYDRYVSICKPLQYGTLLGSRACAHMAAAAWAIAFLYALLHTANTFSLPLCHGSALGQFFCEIPQILKLSCSKSFLRELGLLVFSVCLVFSCFLFMVFSYVQIFRAVLRIPSEQGRHKAFSTCLPHLAVVSLFLSTGFFAYLKPPSISSPSLDLALSVLYSVVLPSLNPLIYSLRNQELKAAVCRLKMWLLHEIMWLRPEAAL is encoded by the exons atgtccaacagcagctccatcagggaATTCCTCCTGCTGGAACTGGCAGACATGCGGCAGCTGCatctcctgcacttctgcctcttgctgggcatctccctggctgccctcctgggcaacggcctcatcatcagcgccgtagcctgcggccaccacctgcacacgcccatgttcttcttcctgctcaacctggccctcagcgacctgggctccatctgcaccactgtccccaaagccatgcacaattccctctgggacaccagggacatctcctacaaaggatgtgctgcacaggttttcttctttcttttctttatgtcagcagagctttccctcctcaccatcatgtgctacgaccgctacgtgtccatctgcaaacccctgcagtatgggaccctcctgggcagcagagcttgtgcccacatggcagcagctgcctgggccattGCCTTTCTctatgctctgctgcacacagccaatacattttccctgcccctgtgccatggcagtgccctgggccagttcttctgtgaaatcccacagatcctcaagctctcctgctcaaaaTCTttcctcagggaacttgggcttctTGTGTTTTCCGTCTGTCTAGTATTTAGCTGTTTTCtgttcatggttttctcctatgtgcagatcttcagggctgtgctgaggatcccctctgagcagggacggcacaaagccttttccacctgcctccctcacctggccgtggtctccctgtttctcagcactggcttttttgcctacctgaagcccccctccatctcctccccatccctggatctggccctgtcagttctgtactcggtggtgcttccatccctgaaccccctcatctacagcctgaggaaccaggagctcaaagCTGCAGTGTGCAGACTGAAAA TGTGGCTGCTGCACGAGATCATGTGGCTGAGGCCAGAGGCGGCCTTGTAG